The Marinobacter subterrani genome has a segment encoding these proteins:
- a CDS encoding DNA polymerase III subunit chi has translation MPENNPATGQGQGNAETGSPAAGPSGQEDRNQRYWFHILAQNTPAARNLHAARLVDKAWQQGDRVCIVCDTMQHAEELDDLIWNFSPDAFIPHSIVPDPATTCSDPVGILLCPPAPEDWDTVIVLSATLPADSDRFKRLALIAHNDPNVLNQARSHFKQLRAMGIESRVHDQRKRG, from the coding sequence ATGCCGGAAAATAATCCGGCCACTGGCCAGGGGCAAGGTAACGCGGAGACCGGCAGCCCCGCTGCCGGCCCCTCCGGCCAGGAGGACCGGAACCAACGTTACTGGTTCCACATCCTCGCCCAGAACACCCCCGCCGCCCGCAACCTCCACGCCGCCAGACTCGTGGACAAAGCCTGGCAGCAGGGTGACCGCGTGTGCATCGTCTGCGATACCATGCAACATGCGGAAGAGCTGGACGACCTGATCTGGAACTTCAGCCCCGACGCCTTCATCCCCCACAGCATCGTCCCGGACCCTGCGACAACCTGTTCCGATCCCGTTGGCATCCTGCTCTGCCCCCCCGCTCCGGAGGATTGGGATACGGTGATTGTACTTTCAGCCACCTTGCCTGCGGATTCAGACCGTTTTAAACGGCTTGCGCTGATTGCCCATAATGATCCGAATGTCCTGAACCAGGCCAGATCGCATTTCAAGCAGTTAAGAGCAATGGGGATTGAATCGAGAGTGCATGACCAAAGAAAACGGGGGTAG
- a CDS encoding valine--tRNA ligase: protein MEKTYQPENIERQWYENWESKGYFRPSGEGESFSIAIPPPNVTGSLHMGHAFQHTIMDTLTRFKRMQGRNALWTVGTDHAGIATQMVVERKLAAEEDKTRHDLGREEFIRRIWDWKEHSGGTITRQIRRLGNSVDWDNERFTMDDGFYKAVQDVFIRLYDEGLVYRGKRLVNWDPKLHTAISDLEVENKEEKGFFWHLRYPLADGAKTQDGKDYVIVATTRPETMLGDTAVAVHPDDERYQHLVGKQVLLPLVNRRIPIVADHHADPEKGSGCVKITPAHDFNDYAVGKRNNLPMINVMTQDANIRAVAEVFNADGTENTDLDGQIPAVYAGLTREAARKQIVADMNEAGLLEREEDHVLSVPRGDRSGLIIEPMLTDQWFADAKTLAKPAIEAVEDGRIQFVPKQYENMYFAWMRDIQDWCISRQLWWGHRIPAWYDADGNIYVGRSEDEVRQKHSLPADLELKQDDDVLDTWFSSALWTFGTLGWPEITERLKTFHPTDVLVTGFDIIFFWVARMIMMTMHFMKNEDGTPQVPFHTVYVTGLIRDEHGDKMSKSKGNVIDPLDMIDGISLPDLLQKRTGNLMQPKLAEKIGKRTQKEFPDGIAAHGTDALRFTLAAMATTGRDINWDMKRLEGYRNFCNKLWNAARYVLMNTEGEDCGFNDEPVDLSLADRWIISELQRCEQDVIRHLDQYRFDLAAYALYEFIWNEYCDWYLELSKPVLNDEHASAEAKRGTRRTLVRVLEAVLRLAHPMMPFITEEIWQRIAPLAGVTGDSIMLQPFPQPDAGKQDSAVTADIEWLKGVIVAVRNVRGEMNISPAKKIPVLLRGKDADDKRRMDDNRQFLGSLAKLESLDWFEGEKAPMSATQLVGEMEVLVPMAGLIDKDAELKRLDKELERLQKEIGRLEGKLGNEKFTAKAPADVVEKEQEKLRDAQSSQARLSQQRADIEAM from the coding sequence ATGGAAAAAACCTACCAGCCAGAAAACATCGAGCGCCAGTGGTACGAAAACTGGGAATCCAAAGGGTACTTCCGCCCATCCGGCGAAGGCGAATCATTCAGCATCGCCATCCCGCCGCCTAACGTCACCGGCAGCCTGCACATGGGCCATGCGTTCCAGCACACCATCATGGACACCCTCACCCGCTTCAAGCGTATGCAGGGCCGTAACGCACTGTGGACCGTCGGCACCGACCACGCTGGTATTGCCACCCAGATGGTAGTTGAACGCAAACTGGCCGCCGAGGAAGACAAAACCCGCCACGACCTGGGCCGCGAAGAGTTCATCAGGCGCATCTGGGACTGGAAAGAACACTCCGGTGGCACCATCACCCGTCAGATCCGTCGCCTCGGCAACTCCGTGGACTGGGACAACGAACGCTTCACCATGGACGACGGTTTCTACAAGGCCGTGCAGGACGTGTTCATCCGCCTGTACGACGAAGGCCTGGTGTACCGAGGCAAGCGGCTGGTGAACTGGGACCCGAAACTGCACACCGCCATCTCGGATCTCGAAGTAGAGAACAAGGAAGAAAAGGGCTTTTTCTGGCACCTGCGCTACCCACTGGCCGACGGCGCGAAAACGCAGGATGGCAAGGATTATGTCATCGTTGCTACGACCCGACCGGAAACCATGCTGGGCGACACCGCCGTAGCCGTTCACCCGGACGATGAGCGCTACCAGCACCTGGTTGGCAAGCAGGTGCTGCTGCCACTGGTAAATCGGCGCATCCCCATCGTCGCCGACCATCACGCCGACCCGGAAAAAGGCTCCGGCTGCGTGAAGATCACCCCGGCCCACGACTTCAACGACTACGCCGTCGGCAAGCGCAACAACCTGCCGATGATCAACGTCATGACCCAGGATGCCAACATCCGGGCCGTTGCTGAAGTATTTAACGCCGACGGAACCGAAAATACCGACCTCGACGGCCAGATCCCGGCCGTTTATGCAGGTTTAACCCGCGAAGCGGCCCGCAAACAAATCGTCGCCGATATGAACGAGGCTGGCCTTCTGGAGCGGGAAGAAGACCACGTACTGAGTGTTCCCCGGGGCGACCGATCCGGCCTGATCATTGAGCCGATGCTGACCGACCAGTGGTTCGCCGATGCCAAAACCCTTGCCAAACCCGCTATTGAGGCGGTGGAAGACGGCCGCATCCAGTTCGTACCCAAACAGTACGAAAACATGTACTTCGCCTGGATGCGCGACATCCAGGACTGGTGCATTTCCCGCCAGTTATGGTGGGGCCACCGGATACCGGCCTGGTACGACGCCGACGGCAACATCTACGTGGGAAGAAGCGAAGACGAAGTCCGACAGAAACACAGCCTGCCCGCCGATCTGGAGCTGAAGCAGGATGACGACGTCCTGGACACCTGGTTCAGTTCTGCCCTCTGGACTTTCGGCACCCTGGGCTGGCCGGAAATCACCGAGCGCCTGAAGACCTTCCACCCCACGGATGTCCTGGTGACCGGCTTCGACATCATCTTTTTCTGGGTTGCCCGGATGATCATGATGACCATGCACTTCATGAAGAATGAGGATGGCACGCCCCAGGTGCCCTTCCATACCGTATATGTCACCGGCCTGATCCGGGATGAACACGGCGACAAGATGTCCAAATCCAAGGGCAACGTGATCGATCCGCTGGACATGATCGACGGCATCAGCCTGCCCGACCTGCTGCAAAAGCGCACCGGCAACCTGATGCAGCCCAAACTGGCCGAGAAGATCGGCAAGCGCACCCAGAAGGAATTCCCCGACGGCATTGCTGCCCACGGCACCGATGCCCTGCGCTTCACCCTGGCAGCCATGGCCACCACCGGCCGTGACATCAACTGGGACATGAAGCGCCTGGAAGGCTACCGCAACTTCTGCAACAAGCTGTGGAACGCCGCCCGTTACGTACTGATGAACACCGAGGGCGAAGACTGTGGATTCAATGATGAGCCGGTGGATCTGTCCCTGGCGGATCGCTGGATCATCAGCGAGTTGCAACGCTGCGAGCAGGATGTCATCCGCCACCTGGACCAGTACCGCTTTGATCTGGCGGCCTACGCCCTGTATGAGTTCATCTGGAATGAGTACTGCGACTGGTATCTGGAACTGTCCAAGCCGGTACTCAACGATGAACATGCCAGTGCGGAAGCCAAACGCGGCACCCGCCGCACCCTGGTGCGCGTGCTCGAAGCCGTCCTGCGCCTGGCGCACCCGATGATGCCTTTTATCACCGAGGAAATCTGGCAGCGCATTGCGCCCCTCGCCGGCGTGACCGGCGACAGCATTATGCTGCAGCCGTTCCCGCAGCCCGATGCCGGCAAACAGGATTCTGCAGTTACCGCAGACATCGAATGGCTGAAGGGTGTCATCGTCGCGGTGCGTAATGTTCGTGGCGAGATGAATATCTCCCCGGCGAAAAAAATCCCTGTTCTGTTGCGCGGCAAAGACGCGGACGATAAGCGCCGCATGGATGACAACCGCCAGTTCCTGGGCTCACTGGCCAAACTGGAGAGCCTGGACTGGTTTGAGGGTGAAAAAGCCCCGATGTCGGCCACCCAATTGGTGGGTGAAATGGAAGTGCTGGTTCCGATGGCCGGCCTGATCGACAAGGATGCGGAACTCAAGCGCCTGGACAAGGAACTGGAGCGCCTGCAGAAAGAGATCGGGCGCCTGGAAGGCAAGCTGGGCAACGAGAAATTTACCGCCAAGGCCCCGGCCGACGTGGTCGAGAAGGAACAGGAAAAGCTCCGCGACGCCCAAAGCAGCCAGGCACGCCTGAGCCAGCAGCGGGCCGATATCGAGGCCATGTAA